In one Meles meles chromosome 17, mMelMel3.1 paternal haplotype, whole genome shotgun sequence genomic region, the following are encoded:
- the LOC123927628 gene encoding LOW QUALITY PROTEIN: protein FAM71A-like (The sequence of the model RefSeq protein was modified relative to this genomic sequence to represent the inferred CDS: inserted 3 bases in 2 codons), with the protein MSPSTRPPHHRVHSASGVGMFHTAMGKLQRQLRSGEYYLLKNTPLFESDFIEIXKGEVVHVHHQVGMVTVGIASTSPGLPRPDVMLLARSDAGCEEDSDRGQTTKGKDHKASGTLELTRLLPLKLVRISIHDXKQQLRLKLATGRSCYLQLSPPLGAREDLFPYWEKLVHLLRPPVDSHSSTYSIPAEDKLGMPLCEQQDGWYPAGADFQGEGHQDQVSVRSLHVGSEVAGATSAAFAGGEEIFQDPPTPNSLSTLAAPTTKATGLYRESAAGARTEAGAAGEAAVAAAVAAAGTAAELAAGEARLRLPFAGTGAAGKPAGDAAADGSEGQLLSDASSSAGSGEPAGRPLRRERRERKERREERASRSSGHRRAAESRHKAPGNNITPKASSRSLGGHTAAPEDKKDEGLRSPARRRRAPDDAVSPAPDDTTSHAPIAEEAGTSYKSRRSLSARSWASGTKTLGRIRGFLRNLRARLTA; encoded by the exons ATGTCTCCATCCACTCGGCCACCCCATCACAGGGTGCACAGCGCCTCCGGGGTGGGCATGTTCCACACCGCCATGGGGAAACTCCAGCGACAGCTGCGCAGTGGAGAATACTATCTCTTAAAAAACACACCCCTGTTTGAAAGTGACTTTATTGAAA ACAAAGGGGAAGTCGTCCACGTGCACCACCAAGTCGGAATGGTGACCGTGGGCATCGCATCCACCAGCCCTGGCCTCCCACGCCCAGATGTCATGCTGCTGGCCCGCTCAGATGCCGGCTGTGAAGAGGACTCCGACCGGGGCCAGACCACCAAGGGAAAAGACCACAAGGCTTCCGGGACCCTGGAGCTCACCAGGCTCCTTCCCTTGAAGCTTGTGCGGATCTCCATTCATGA CAAACAACAGCTGCGCCTCAAGTTGGCCACCGGCCGCTCCTGCTACCTGCAGCTGAGCCCCCCTCTGGGTGCACGCGAAGACCTCTTCCCCTACTGGGAAAAGCTCGTTCACCTCCTGCGGCCGCCAGTGGACAGTCACAGCAGTACCTACAGCATTCCAGCGGAGGACAAGCTGGGCATGCCCCTGTGTGAACAACAGGACGGGTGGTACCCAGCAGGGGCAGATTTCCAAGGAGAAGGGCATCAGGACCAGGTCAGCGTCAGGAGCCTCCACGTGGGCTCTGAGGTAGCCGGGGCCACCTCTGCAGCTTTTGCTGGCGGGGAGGAGATCTTTCAGGACCCCCCCACACCCAACAGCCTGTCGACTCTAGCTGCCCCAACAACAAAAGCTACCGGGCTCTACAGGGAGTCGGCAGCAGGGGCCAGGACCGAGGCGGGGGCCGCCGGGGAGGCCGCGGTGGCCGCGGCAGTGGCGGCCGCAGGGACAGCGGCAGAGCTCGCAGCGGGGGAGGCCCGCCTACGCCTGCCGTTCGCCGGGACCGGAGCTGCCGGCAAGCCTGCGGGAGACGCCGCTGCGGACGGGTCGGAAGGCCAGCTCCTCTCGGACGCGTCGAGCTCGGCCGGCAGTGGGGAGCCGGCGGGAAGGCCGCTCCGCAGGGAGCGGAGGGAGCGCAAGGAGCGCCGGGAGGAGCGAGCCTCCCGCAGTTCCGGCCACCGCAGGGCCGCCGAGAGCCGTCACAAGGCCCCGGGGAACAACATCACCCCGAAGGCCTCCAGCCGCTCCTTAGGCGGCCACACAGCCGCGCCGGAAGACAAGAAGGACGAGGGCCTCCGCAGCCCCGCGCGCCGCAGGCGCGCCCCCGACGACGCCGTCAGCCCCGCCCCCGACGACACCACCAGCCACGCCCCCATCGCCGAGGAGGCCGGGACCTCCTACAAGTCGCGGCGGAGCCTCTCCGCCCGCAGCTGGGCCTCAGGCACCAAGACCCTTGGCAGGATCCGCGGGTTCCTGAGGAACCTGAGAGCCAGGCTCACTGCCTGA